A genomic window from bacterium Unc6 includes:
- a CDS encoding UDP-glucose 4-epimerase, with translation MRIIVTGGAGFIGSWVAQKFIEEGHSVSIIDNLSQGKKSNIPRGARFYKIDIQDDLEKVFEKEKPDIVSHHAAQIDVRKSICNPRFDAGINIIGTLNLLENSIKCSVRKFIFASSGGVMYGEADIIPAPETSPINIFSPYGVSKRSAELYLLYYKNIYCLNYIALRYGNVYGPRQDPHGEAGVVAIFIQKMLEGKVPTIFGDGRQTRDYVYVEDVVKANILALKYSGRHSIFNIGTGKGTSVNWLYKNLSHIIGFNKKPDYKKPRKGELQKSTLDAHLAIKELGWSSSVELEQGLKKTVEYFKNK, from the coding sequence ATGAGAATAATTGTAACAGGTGGGGCAGGGTTCATCGGTTCCTGGGTAGCACAAAAATTTATAGAAGAAGGACACAGTGTAAGTATTATTGACAACCTTTCTCAGGGTAAAAAATCTAACATACCCAGAGGGGCAAGATTTTATAAGATAGACATTCAGGATGATCTGGAAAAAGTATTTGAAAAAGAAAAACCTGATATTGTTTCTCACCATGCGGCACAGATAGATGTAAGAAAATCTATCTGCAACCCAAGGTTTGATGCAGGTATAAATATAATAGGGACTTTAAACCTTCTTGAAAATTCAATAAAATGTAGTGTAAGAAAATTTATATTTGCATCAAGCGGAGGGGTCATGTATGGTGAGGCTGATATTATACCTGCGCCTGAAACATCCCCTATAAATATTTTCTCTCCATATGGTGTATCAAAAAGATCGGCGGAACTTTATTTGCTATATTATAAAAATATCTATTGCCTTAATTATATCGCGTTAAGATACGGTAATGTATATGGACCAAGACAGGACCCTCATGGTGAGGCAGGAGTTGTTGCAATATTTATACAAAAAATGTTAGAGGGAAAGGTTCCTACCATATTTGGAGATGGACGGCAGACAAGGGATTATGTGTATGTGGAAGATGTAGTAAAAGCAAATATACTTGCACTAAAGTATAGCGGTAGGCATTCAATATTTAATATCGGCACAGGTAAAGGAACATCTGTCAATTGGCTTTATAAAAATCTTTCACACATCATAGGTTTTAATAAAAAACCGGATTATAAAAAGCCAAGAAAGGGTGAACTTCAAAAAAGCACATTGGATGCACATCTTGCAATAAAAGAATTAGGCTGGTCTTCATCCGTAGAACTTGAACAGGGACTTAAAAAAACAGTTGAATATTTTAAGAACAAGTGA
- a CDS encoding glycosyl transferase yields the protein MKTSIIVPVYNEEKTVGIVLQKLLKLPINKEIIVIDDGSTDKTESILKQFTSKPDIKIFRKAKNEGKGSAIRTGILIATGDIITIQDADLEYKPEEIIHLIQPITDGKADVVYGSRFLNNKKVTGFFHRLINAFFTFLTNILYRSRLTDMETCYKVFRSSIIKQINLKSKHFEVEAEITVKVLKKGFKINEIPVSYQRRTYHQGKKIGWKDGLRTLWILFKLYI from the coding sequence GTGAAAACATCAATTATTGTTCCGGTGTATAATGAAGAAAAAACCGTTGGAATTGTTTTACAAAAACTTCTTAAACTTCCGATAAATAAAGAAATTATAGTTATTGATGATGGTTCAACAGACAAAACAGAAAGCATATTAAAACAGTTTACATCAAAACCCGATATAAAAATATTTAGAAAGGCAAAGAACGAAGGTAAAGGCTCTGCAATAAGAACAGGAATTTTAATTGCAACAGGTGATATAATCACAATCCAGGATGCAGACCTCGAATATAAGCCAGAAGAAATAATACACCTTATTCAGCCCATTACAGATGGTAAAGCAGATGTTGTATATGGCTCTCGTTTTTTAAATAATAAAAAGGTTACAGGTTTTTTCCACAGATTAATAAATGCGTTTTTTACATTTCTTACAAATATTTTATACAGGTCCAGACTTACGGATATGGAAACCTGTTATAAGGTATTTAGAAGCAGCATAATTAAACAGATAAATCTTAAATCAAAACATTTTGAGGTAGAAGCAGAAATTACTGTAAAAGTTCTTAAAAAAGGTTTTAAGATAAATGAGATTCCTGTTTCATATCAAAGAAGAACTTATCATCAAGGTAAAAAGATAGGCTGGAAAGATGGTTTAAGAACACTATGGATATTGTTTAAATTATATATATGA